One window from the genome of Balaenoptera musculus isolate JJ_BM4_2016_0621 chromosome 3, mBalMus1.pri.v3, whole genome shotgun sequence encodes:
- the JMJD4 gene encoding 2-oxoglutarate and iron-dependent oxygenase JMJD4 isoform X2: MDREARVFAESHFRGLEGCLPRRVCPKLDRVDFIEKPDSFSYADFFKGYLLPNLPCVFSSAFTEGWGSRRLWVTPSGKPNFDYLLQNYGDVVVPVANCGVREYNSNPKEHMPLRDYISYWKEYIQGNYSSSRGCLYLKDWHLCRDSSAEGVFTLPIYFSSDWLNEYWDALDVDDYRFIYMGPTGTCWSVNICGRKKWFFFPPGQEEALRDCHGSLPYDVTSPTLLDSRLHPMRDHCSPPLEVTQEAGEMVFVPSGWHHQVHNLEDTISINHNWVNGCNLANMWHFLQQELCAVQQEIIDWRDSMPDWHHHCQVSPSSRTGPCLRALCSLDSMQGQQNLPRAVSEQQLTGCSFLAQVIMKSCSGINFEEFYHFLKVVAERRLLLLAKGMGPGKVEGSKGTRLGPEQAAFDIGRIAEVLESVVAHPDFQRVDTSAFSPRPEELLQQLEEAVAATTSL, translated from the exons ATGGACAGGGAGGCGCGCGTGTTCGCCGAGAGCCACTTCCGAGGCCTCGAGGGGTGTCTCCCCCGCAGGGTCTGCCCGAAACTTGACCGTGTGGACTTCATCGAGAAGCCGGACTCCTTTTCCTACGCCGACTTCTTCAAGGGTTACCTGCTCCCTAACTTACCGTGTGTTTTCTCCAGCGCCTTCACCGagggctggggcagcaggaggCTCTGGGTGACACCCAGCGGAAAGCCCAACTTCGATTATCTGCTTCAGAACTATG GAGACGTGGTTGTACCTGTTGCAAATTGTGGGGTCCGGGAATACAACTCCAACCCCAAAGAACACATGCCCCTCAGAGACTACATCAGCTACTGGAAAGAGTACATTCAGGGAAACTACTCCTCTTCACGGGGCTGTCTCTATCTCAAAGACTGGCATCTGTGCAG GGACTCCTCGGCGGAGGGCGTGTTCACCCTGCCCATATACTTCTCATCTGACTGGCTCAACGAGTACTGGGATGCCCTGGACGTGGATGACTACCGCTTCATCTACATGGGGCCCACCGGCACCTG CTGGTCCGTCAACATCTGCGGGAGGAAAAAGTGGTTCTTCTTCCCACCGGGGCAAGAAGAAGCCCTGCGGGATTGCCACGGTAGCCTGCCCTACGATGTGACCTCCCCCACACTCCTGGATAGCCGCCTACACCCCATGCGAGATCACTGTAGCCCACCACTGGAGGTCACACAGGAGGCAGGCGAGATGGTGTTTGTGCCCAGTGGGTGGCACCATCAAGTCCACAACCTG GAGGACACCATCTCCATCAACCACAACTGGGTCAACGGCTGTAACCTGGCCAACATGTGGCACTTCCTGCAGCAGGAGCTCTGTGCCGTGCAGCAGGAGATCATTGATTGGAGGGACAGCATGCCTGACTGGCACCACCACTGCCAG GTGTCTCCATCCTCGAGGACTGGACCGTGTCTCAGGGCCCTTTGTAGCCTAGACTCGATGCAGGGTCAGCAGAACTTGCCGAGAGCTGTGAGTGAGCAGCAGCTCACTGGTTGTTCCTTTCTGGCCCAGGTCATCATGAAGTCCTGCTCCGGGATTAATTTCGAGGAATTTTATCACTTCCTCAAGGTCGTTGCTGAAAGGAGGCTTCTCCTCCTGGCGAAGGGGATGGGTCCTGGCAAGGTGGAGGGCAGCAAGGGCACCAGGCTGGGCCCCGAGCAGGCCGCTTTTGACATTGGCCGCATAGCTGAGGTGCTGGAGTCTGTGGTGGCCCACCCTGACTTCCAGAGAGTGGACACCAGTGCATTCTCACCACGGCCAGAGGAGCTCCTACAGCAGCTGGAGGAGGCTGTGGCTGCCACCACATCCCTTTAG
- the JMJD4 gene encoding 2-oxoglutarate and iron-dependent oxygenase JMJD4 isoform X1: protein MDREARVFAESHFRGLEGCLPRRVCPKLDRVDFIEKPDSFSYADFFKGYLLPNLPCVFSSAFTEGWGSRRLWVTPSGKPNFDYLLQNYGDVVVPVANCGVREYNSNPKEHMPLRDYISYWKEYIQGNYSSSRGCLYLKDWHLCRDSSAEGVFTLPIYFSSDWLNEYWDALDVDDYRFIYMGPTGTWSPFHADIFRSFSWSVNICGRKKWFFFPPGQEEALRDCHGSLPYDVTSPTLLDSRLHPMRDHCSPPLEVTQEAGEMVFVPSGWHHQVHNLEDTISINHNWVNGCNLANMWHFLQQELCAVQQEIIDWRDSMPDWHHHCQVSPSSRTGPCLRALCSLDSMQGQQNLPRAVSEQQLTGCSFLAQVIMKSCSGINFEEFYHFLKVVAERRLLLLAKGMGPGKVEGSKGTRLGPEQAAFDIGRIAEVLESVVAHPDFQRVDTSAFSPRPEELLQQLEEAVAATTSL from the exons ATGGACAGGGAGGCGCGCGTGTTCGCCGAGAGCCACTTCCGAGGCCTCGAGGGGTGTCTCCCCCGCAGGGTCTGCCCGAAACTTGACCGTGTGGACTTCATCGAGAAGCCGGACTCCTTTTCCTACGCCGACTTCTTCAAGGGTTACCTGCTCCCTAACTTACCGTGTGTTTTCTCCAGCGCCTTCACCGagggctggggcagcaggaggCTCTGGGTGACACCCAGCGGAAAGCCCAACTTCGATTATCTGCTTCAGAACTATG GAGACGTGGTTGTACCTGTTGCAAATTGTGGGGTCCGGGAATACAACTCCAACCCCAAAGAACACATGCCCCTCAGAGACTACATCAGCTACTGGAAAGAGTACATTCAGGGAAACTACTCCTCTTCACGGGGCTGTCTCTATCTCAAAGACTGGCATCTGTGCAG GGACTCCTCGGCGGAGGGCGTGTTCACCCTGCCCATATACTTCTCATCTGACTGGCTCAACGAGTACTGGGATGCCCTGGACGTGGATGACTACCGCTTCATCTACATGGGGCCCACCGGCACCTG GTCGCCGTTCCATGCTGACATTTTCCGCTCCTTCAGCTGGTCCGTCAACATCTGCGGGAGGAAAAAGTGGTTCTTCTTCCCACCGGGGCAAGAAGAAGCCCTGCGGGATTGCCACGGTAGCCTGCCCTACGATGTGACCTCCCCCACACTCCTGGATAGCCGCCTACACCCCATGCGAGATCACTGTAGCCCACCACTGGAGGTCACACAGGAGGCAGGCGAGATGGTGTTTGTGCCCAGTGGGTGGCACCATCAAGTCCACAACCTG GAGGACACCATCTCCATCAACCACAACTGGGTCAACGGCTGTAACCTGGCCAACATGTGGCACTTCCTGCAGCAGGAGCTCTGTGCCGTGCAGCAGGAGATCATTGATTGGAGGGACAGCATGCCTGACTGGCACCACCACTGCCAG GTGTCTCCATCCTCGAGGACTGGACCGTGTCTCAGGGCCCTTTGTAGCCTAGACTCGATGCAGGGTCAGCAGAACTTGCCGAGAGCTGTGAGTGAGCAGCAGCTCACTGGTTGTTCCTTTCTGGCCCAGGTCATCATGAAGTCCTGCTCCGGGATTAATTTCGAGGAATTTTATCACTTCCTCAAGGTCGTTGCTGAAAGGAGGCTTCTCCTCCTGGCGAAGGGGATGGGTCCTGGCAAGGTGGAGGGCAGCAAGGGCACCAGGCTGGGCCCCGAGCAGGCCGCTTTTGACATTGGCCGCATAGCTGAGGTGCTGGAGTCTGTGGTGGCCCACCCTGACTTCCAGAGAGTGGACACCAGTGCATTCTCACCACGGCCAGAGGAGCTCCTACAGCAGCTGGAGGAGGCTGTGGCTGCCACCACATCCCTTTAG
- the JMJD4 gene encoding 2-oxoglutarate and iron-dependent oxygenase JMJD4 isoform X4, which translates to MDREARVFAESHFRGLEGCLPRRVCPKLDRVDFIEKPDSFSYADFFKGYLLPNLPCVFSSAFTEGWGSRRLWVTPSGKPNFDYLLQNYGDVVVPVANCGVREYNSNPKEHMPLRDYISYWKEYIQGNYSSSRGCLYLKDWHLCRDSSAEGVFTLPIYFSSDWLNEYWDALDVDDYRFIYMGPTGTCWSVNICGRKKWFFFPPGQEEALRDCHGSLPYDVTSPTLLDSRLHPMRDHCSPPLEVTQEAGEMVFVPSGWHHQVHNLEDTISINHNWVNGCNLANMWHFLQQELCAVQQEIIDWRDSMPDWHHHCQVIMKSCSGINFEEFYHFLKVVAERRLLLLAKGMGPGKVEGSKGTRLGPEQAAFDIGRIAEVLESVVAHPDFQRVDTSAFSPRPEELLQQLEEAVAATTSL; encoded by the exons ATGGACAGGGAGGCGCGCGTGTTCGCCGAGAGCCACTTCCGAGGCCTCGAGGGGTGTCTCCCCCGCAGGGTCTGCCCGAAACTTGACCGTGTGGACTTCATCGAGAAGCCGGACTCCTTTTCCTACGCCGACTTCTTCAAGGGTTACCTGCTCCCTAACTTACCGTGTGTTTTCTCCAGCGCCTTCACCGagggctggggcagcaggaggCTCTGGGTGACACCCAGCGGAAAGCCCAACTTCGATTATCTGCTTCAGAACTATG GAGACGTGGTTGTACCTGTTGCAAATTGTGGGGTCCGGGAATACAACTCCAACCCCAAAGAACACATGCCCCTCAGAGACTACATCAGCTACTGGAAAGAGTACATTCAGGGAAACTACTCCTCTTCACGGGGCTGTCTCTATCTCAAAGACTGGCATCTGTGCAG GGACTCCTCGGCGGAGGGCGTGTTCACCCTGCCCATATACTTCTCATCTGACTGGCTCAACGAGTACTGGGATGCCCTGGACGTGGATGACTACCGCTTCATCTACATGGGGCCCACCGGCACCTG CTGGTCCGTCAACATCTGCGGGAGGAAAAAGTGGTTCTTCTTCCCACCGGGGCAAGAAGAAGCCCTGCGGGATTGCCACGGTAGCCTGCCCTACGATGTGACCTCCCCCACACTCCTGGATAGCCGCCTACACCCCATGCGAGATCACTGTAGCCCACCACTGGAGGTCACACAGGAGGCAGGCGAGATGGTGTTTGTGCCCAGTGGGTGGCACCATCAAGTCCACAACCTG GAGGACACCATCTCCATCAACCACAACTGGGTCAACGGCTGTAACCTGGCCAACATGTGGCACTTCCTGCAGCAGGAGCTCTGTGCCGTGCAGCAGGAGATCATTGATTGGAGGGACAGCATGCCTGACTGGCACCACCACTGCCAG GTCATCATGAAGTCCTGCTCCGGGATTAATTTCGAGGAATTTTATCACTTCCTCAAGGTCGTTGCTGAAAGGAGGCTTCTCCTCCTGGCGAAGGGGATGGGTCCTGGCAAGGTGGAGGGCAGCAAGGGCACCAGGCTGGGCCCCGAGCAGGCCGCTTTTGACATTGGCCGCATAGCTGAGGTGCTGGAGTCTGTGGTGGCCCACCCTGACTTCCAGAGAGTGGACACCAGTGCATTCTCACCACGGCCAGAGGAGCTCCTACAGCAGCTGGAGGAGGCTGTGGCTGCCACCACATCCCTTTAG
- the JMJD4 gene encoding 2-oxoglutarate and iron-dependent oxygenase JMJD4 isoform X3 → MDREARVFAESHFRGLEGCLPRRVCPKLDRVDFIEKPDSFSYADFFKGYLLPNLPCVFSSAFTEGWGSRRLWVTPSGKPNFDYLLQNYGDVVVPVANCGVREYNSNPKEHMPLRDYISYWKEYIQGNYSSSRGCLYLKDWHLCRDSSAEGVFTLPIYFSSDWLNEYWDALDVDDYRFIYMGPTGTWSPFHADIFRSFSWSVNICGRKKWFFFPPGQEEALRDCHGSLPYDVTSPTLLDSRLHPMRDHCSPPLEVTQEAGEMVFVPSGWHHQVHNLEDTISINHNWVNGCNLANMWHFLQQELCAVQQEIIDWRDSMPDWHHHCQVIMKSCSGINFEEFYHFLKVVAERRLLLLAKGMGPGKVEGSKGTRLGPEQAAFDIGRIAEVLESVVAHPDFQRVDTSAFSPRPEELLQQLEEAVAATTSL, encoded by the exons ATGGACAGGGAGGCGCGCGTGTTCGCCGAGAGCCACTTCCGAGGCCTCGAGGGGTGTCTCCCCCGCAGGGTCTGCCCGAAACTTGACCGTGTGGACTTCATCGAGAAGCCGGACTCCTTTTCCTACGCCGACTTCTTCAAGGGTTACCTGCTCCCTAACTTACCGTGTGTTTTCTCCAGCGCCTTCACCGagggctggggcagcaggaggCTCTGGGTGACACCCAGCGGAAAGCCCAACTTCGATTATCTGCTTCAGAACTATG GAGACGTGGTTGTACCTGTTGCAAATTGTGGGGTCCGGGAATACAACTCCAACCCCAAAGAACACATGCCCCTCAGAGACTACATCAGCTACTGGAAAGAGTACATTCAGGGAAACTACTCCTCTTCACGGGGCTGTCTCTATCTCAAAGACTGGCATCTGTGCAG GGACTCCTCGGCGGAGGGCGTGTTCACCCTGCCCATATACTTCTCATCTGACTGGCTCAACGAGTACTGGGATGCCCTGGACGTGGATGACTACCGCTTCATCTACATGGGGCCCACCGGCACCTG GTCGCCGTTCCATGCTGACATTTTCCGCTCCTTCAGCTGGTCCGTCAACATCTGCGGGAGGAAAAAGTGGTTCTTCTTCCCACCGGGGCAAGAAGAAGCCCTGCGGGATTGCCACGGTAGCCTGCCCTACGATGTGACCTCCCCCACACTCCTGGATAGCCGCCTACACCCCATGCGAGATCACTGTAGCCCACCACTGGAGGTCACACAGGAGGCAGGCGAGATGGTGTTTGTGCCCAGTGGGTGGCACCATCAAGTCCACAACCTG GAGGACACCATCTCCATCAACCACAACTGGGTCAACGGCTGTAACCTGGCCAACATGTGGCACTTCCTGCAGCAGGAGCTCTGTGCCGTGCAGCAGGAGATCATTGATTGGAGGGACAGCATGCCTGACTGGCACCACCACTGCCAG GTCATCATGAAGTCCTGCTCCGGGATTAATTTCGAGGAATTTTATCACTTCCTCAAGGTCGTTGCTGAAAGGAGGCTTCTCCTCCTGGCGAAGGGGATGGGTCCTGGCAAGGTGGAGGGCAGCAAGGGCACCAGGCTGGGCCCCGAGCAGGCCGCTTTTGACATTGGCCGCATAGCTGAGGTGCTGGAGTCTGTGGTGGCCCACCCTGACTTCCAGAGAGTGGACACCAGTGCATTCTCACCACGGCCAGAGGAGCTCCTACAGCAGCTGGAGGAGGCTGTGGCTGCCACCACATCCCTTTAG